The following proteins are co-located in the Thermodesulfovibrionales bacterium genome:
- a CDS encoding Rnf-Nqr domain containing protein: MSNEFIKLFELFIAASLINNFVFTRFLGLCIFFGVSKKMETAVGMSVTFTAVMMISASLSWVIFTYIMVPLDITFLKIIVFIGVVAGFVQASDTIMRKVSPSLYYKLGIYLALISTNCIILAVPLINAGEHYSFIQSLAFGFGSGVGFAIALIIMASIREKLELADIPAPFRGLPMAFVVTGLIALAFTGFSGLITL, encoded by the coding sequence TTTGTCTTCACACGGTTTCTCGGCCTCTGCATCTTCTTCGGCGTCTCGAAGAAGATGGAAACCGCGGTCGGGATGAGCGTGACTTTTACGGCGGTGATGATGATAAGCGCCTCATTGAGCTGGGTCATCTTCACCTACATCATGGTGCCTCTTGATATAACGTTCCTGAAGATTATCGTTTTTATCGGGGTTGTGGCCGGATTTGTTCAGGCTTCCGATACCATCATGAGAAAAGTCTCTCCGAGCTTGTACTATAAGCTCGGCATCTACCTCGCACTTATATCGACGAACTGCATCATCCTCGCCGTCCCGCTCATTAACGCGGGCGAACATTACAGTTTTATTCAGAGCCTCGCCTTTGGGTTCGGCTCGGGGGTCGGGTTCGCCATCGCCCTGATTATCATGGCGAGCATCCGCGAAAAGCTTGAGCTTGCCGATATCCCTGCCCCGTTCAGGGGATTGCCTATGGCCTTTGTTGTCACCGGTCTGATTGCGCTCGCCTTTACCGGCTTTTCGGGCTTGATTACCCTTTGA